Within the Novosphingobium pentaromativorans US6-1 genome, the region AAGACGGAAAGCAGATGGATCTGACCGAAGCGGAGCTGAACACGCTTGAGAAAAAGGCTCTGCTCGGGTTTGGCATGGCAATGGGATCGCAGATGGCGATCGCCGCGTTCGACGTGAAAAGCTATTGCAATGCTGCCGAAGAAGAACGCGCCAGCCTGGCCAAGGACGACGATTCCTCTACTATCTGGAAGACGCCAGCCTGATCAATCGCTTTGATACCTCACTGGATCGGCCGGTTTCATGCCGTCCGGTCCAGTGGCTTTTCATGCAGGCAACCTGGCCGCGCTACCCTATGGCATATTCATCCGAACACCGCCATTCTCTCGGAGAAAACTCGATAGGAAGCCAGCACGGCAAGTACCGCTCCGGCTGGCAGGGAAAAACAGAGGAGCCAAGGTCCAAACAGCGGCCCGGGCCTGGTCTGCCGAAGATGCGCGCCAGTCCCGATGGCGGCGAAAACCACGCCCATGGTCAGATTGCGGATCGCTCCGCCGGGATAGAGCAAGCCGCTGACGGATACGATCGCTGCCAACCCTGTCCAGAGCGCAAACGATGCGAGGCTCATCCTTCGAATTACCGACTGCCTGTCCATGAATTCGTCCATTACGCTCGGGGCGCGCGATGCAGCCAGGTTTCGCCGTTTGCTAATTGCCAATGGGCTTGGCCACCTATTCTGCAAGCGCTTCCAGTTACACCGCATTTTGCCTCAATGGTATGTACGACAAGCGCTGCGACGATGTTACGTGTACCTTGCATGAGTGCAATGAGCCGCCCAACATTCACATTGCGCTGCGGAAACAGTTGATTGCGTTTCTTCATGAATTTCGAAGCACGCGCATGCTGCTGGGGATTGGCGATGAAAAAGCTGATGTGGTTTCTGCTGGCTCGATGGCTTGTCTTTGCAGGGCTGGCGATGGCGCTCTTTGCGGCGACTGCGAGCGATGCCGCGTCTCGCCAGCTTGAGGCGCCAAACGTCACTGCCCGGACGCCGGAAGCCACGGCAGGCGAGCAATCTGAGGTGGTCCCGCCTTCCTGTACAGGTTTGCGGCTAAGTTAAGCTCATCCGGTTGTTGTTTACGCCGCCATTCTGGTGATCAGATCATGGGGGGCATGCCCCCCATGATCTGAAGCGTCGATTTGCCCATATGCCTCTGCCGGGGTTTTGCCTGCAAGGCGTGAGTGAGGCCGGTGATGGTTGTAATAGGCGAACCAGCGGGACAGGCCTGCGCGCAGTTCGGAACCCGTCTCGAAGGCGTGCAGATAGACGCACTCGTACTTCACCGAGCGCCACAGGCGCTCGATGAAGACGTTGTCCATCCAGCGCCCCTTGCCATCCATGCTGATTTTCACTTCGGCCGCCCGCAGCACGCCGGTGAAGGCCTGCGAAGTGAACTGGCTGCCCTGATCGGTGTTGAAGATGTCCGGCTTGCCAAAGCGGGCCATGGCATCCTCCAGAGCCTCGACGCAAAAAGCCGCGTCCATGGTATTGGACAATCGCCAGGCCAGCACCTTGCGGGTGGCCCAATCCATGATCGCAACGAGATAGAGGAAGCCTCGGCGCATCGGTAGATATGTCACGTCCGCACACCACACCTGATTGGGCCGCTCGATCTTCATGTCCCGCAGCAGATAGGGATAAATCCGATGCTCCGGGTGCGGATCGCTCGTGCGCGGGCGCTGGTAGATCGCCGCCAGCCCCATCTGCGCCATCAGCCGTCGTACCCGGCGGCGGCCCACCGCATGACCAAGCCGCTGCAGGTGCCGCACCATCTGCCGGCTGCCGTACCACGGACAGTCCATGAACGTCTCGTCGATTACCCGCATCAGCGCCAGCGTCTCCTCGCTCTGAGGCGCAGGCGTATAATAATAGGAAGACCGGCTGATCGACAGCAGGCGGCACTGCGCCGCGATCGACAGGCGCTGGTGAGCAGGCTCGATCAGCAATCGCCTCTGGCCCGCGCTCATCGACCGGAGGCTTTCGCCAAAAAATCCCGCTCCACCAGCAATTGCCCGATCTTGGCATGCAGCTTCTCGATTTCCGCTTCGGTCTCCGTCTTCGACGCCTGCTCACCGCCGTCGAACAGGCTGGCCATCCCGTCCACCGCCTGACGCTTCCATCCCCCGATCATCGTATGGTGGACGCCGTGCTTCGCAGCCAGTTCCGCCAGCGTCAGTTCACCACGGATCGCCTCCATCGCAACTTTCGCCTTGAATTCCGCGCTGTAGCGCTTTCTCGTCTTCTTCATTCCCGT harbors:
- a CDS encoding IS3 family transposase (programmed frameshift), with translation MKKTRKRYSAEFKAKVAMEAIRGELTLAELAAKHGVHHTMIGGWKRQAVDGMASLFDGGEQASKTETEAEIEKLHAKIGQLLVERDFLGESLRSMSAGQRRLLIEPAHQRLSIAAQCRLLSISRSSYYYTPAPQSEETLALMRVIDETFMDCPWYGSRQMVRHLQRLGHAVGRRRVRRLMAQMGLAAIYQRPRTSDPHPEHRIYPYLLRDMKIERPNQVWCADVTYLPMRRGFLYLVAIMDWATRKVLAWRLSNTMDAAFCVEALEDAMARFGKPDIFNTDQGSQFTSQAFTGVLRAAEVKISMDGKGRWMDNVFIERLWRSVKYECVYLHAFETGSELRAGLSRWFAYYNHHRPHSRLAGKTPAEAYGQIDASDHGGHAPHDLITRMAA